From Solidesulfovibrio carbinoliphilus subsp. oakridgensis, the proteins below share one genomic window:
- a CDS encoding response regulator transcription factor, producing MPGKILIVDDEVHIRMLLEQTLEELEEDCGVEILSAQNGEEGLELIRSQKPDVVFLDIMMPKLNGYEVCQRVKEDPAITSIGIVLLTAKGQEVDRRQGLELGASRYMTKPFDPDEVLRVARELLNLEC from the coding sequence ATGCCCGGGAAGATTCTCATCGTCGATGATGAGGTGCATATCCGCATGCTCCTTGAGCAGACGCTTGAGGAACTGGAGGAAGACTGCGGCGTGGAGATCCTGTCCGCCCAGAACGGCGAGGAAGGGCTTGAACTGATCCGGTCCCAAAAGCCGGACGTGGTCTTTCTGGACATCATGATGCCCAAACTCAACGGCTACGAGGTCTGCCAGCGCGTCAAGGAAGACCCGGCCATAACGAGCATCGGCATCGTCCTCTTGACGGCCAAGGGCCAGGAAGTGGACCGGCGCCAGGGCCTGGAGCTCGGGGCCAGCCGGTACATGACCAAGCCCTTCGACCCGGACGAGGTGCTGCGGGTGGCCAGGGAACTCTTGAACCTCGAGTGCTGA
- a CDS encoding HD domain-containing phosphohydrolase has translation MVPLRRLLKKKNLAPLLGRAEALLGSGWTVAVLESAPEGDDSPFRHLEPLHLDGALIGYLSVTAPPEARSGALDAARLPELARFVAGSIEALIEGESLRRSLAGEALGKYREISLLHRATLGLNGSLRPRDVAQALLGEYRHGELPAEVGMVFLRPPDQDEFVPMCAFGDVAGCRLADIARSTLFWDIARTQKGEIVNDLSVDRRWRGEADLTSLLLSPLFASNRCVGMLALGGVSSVRFEASHLQYVGTLATVAGIAMGNALHFESFQTLINSLMQALATAIDARDPFTAGHSQRVARLGVALAKVVHRDTEFFPDVAYTPSDLEELLYAGLLHDVGKIGIREEVLTKATRLPAGTMAVIGQRLALAALADSRYAKVGLDDFAELERINAVDAISREDAAFVTAIGASQVRIAGTPFPLLTEEELTCLLIPRGNLTPEERREIERHPAESHRILRHIPFPENMGRLLDIISQHHERLDGSGYPAGLKDADILLQSRIIAIVDIYDAITMARHYKPALPRQKALGILWKEAEAGRIDIRLVTLLDRHIGVIEEDCDRLRGRLDLSDYLDHESRPACATA, from the coding sequence ATGGTTCCCCTGCGCCGGCTGCTCAAGAAAAAAAATCTCGCCCCGCTGCTCGGCCGGGCCGAGGCCCTGCTCGGCTCGGGCTGGACCGTGGCTGTCCTCGAATCCGCCCCCGAGGGGGACGATTCCCCGTTCCGCCACCTCGAACCCCTGCACCTGGACGGCGCCCTGATCGGCTACCTGAGTGTCACCGCCCCCCCCGAGGCCAGGTCTGGGGCCTTGGACGCGGCGCGGCTGCCGGAACTGGCCCGGTTTGTCGCGGGCAGCATCGAGGCCCTGATCGAGGGCGAATCGCTCCGCCGCAGCCTGGCCGGCGAAGCCCTCGGCAAATACCGGGAGATTTCCCTGCTCCACCGGGCCACCCTTGGCCTGAACGGTTCCCTGCGCCCCCGCGACGTGGCCCAGGCCCTGCTTGGCGAATACCGGCACGGCGAGTTGCCGGCCGAGGTGGGCATGGTCTTTCTGCGCCCCCCGGACCAGGACGAGTTTGTGCCCATGTGCGCCTTTGGCGACGTGGCCGGCTGCCGGCTGGCCGACATCGCCCGATCGACGCTCTTCTGGGACATCGCCCGGACCCAGAAGGGCGAGATCGTAAACGACCTGTCCGTGGACCGCCGGTGGCGCGGCGAAGCCGACCTGACCTCCCTGCTCCTGTCCCCGCTTTTCGCCTCCAACCGGTGCGTGGGCATGCTGGCCCTTGGCGGCGTGTCCTCGGTGCGCTTCGAGGCCAGCCACCTCCAGTACGTGGGGACGCTGGCCACCGTGGCCGGCATCGCCATGGGCAACGCCCTGCATTTCGAAAGCTTCCAGACGCTCATTAATTCCCTGATGCAGGCCCTGGCCACGGCCATCGACGCCCGGGACCCCTTCACCGCCGGCCACTCCCAGCGCGTGGCCAGGCTCGGCGTGGCCCTGGCCAAGGTGGTGCACCGGGATACGGAATTTTTCCCGGACGTGGCCTACACCCCGTCCGACCTGGAAGAGCTGCTCTATGCGGGACTGCTCCACGACGTGGGCAAGATCGGCATCCGCGAGGAGGTCCTGACCAAGGCCACCCGGCTTCCGGCCGGGACCATGGCCGTCATCGGCCAGCGCCTGGCCCTGGCCGCCTTGGCCGACAGCCGTTACGCCAAGGTCGGGCTGGACGATTTCGCGGAACTGGAGCGGATAAACGCCGTCGACGCCATCAGCCGCGAGGACGCGGCCTTCGTGACGGCCATCGGGGCGAGCCAGGTCCGGATCGCCGGCACCCCGTTCCCCCTTTTGACCGAAGAAGAATTGACCTGCCTGCTCATCCCCCGGGGCAACCTGACCCCGGAAGAGCGCCGGGAGATCGAGCGCCACCCGGCCGAATCCCACCGCATCCTGCGCCACATCCCGTTTCCGGAGAACATGGGCCGGCTGCTCGACATCATCTCCCAGCACCACGAGCGCCTGGACGGCTCGGGCTACCCCGCCGGGCTCAAGGACGCGGACATCCTGCTCCAAAGCCGCATCATCGCCATCGTGGACATCTACGACGCCATCACCATGGCCCGGCACTACAAGCCGGCCCTGCCCCGGCAAAAGGCCCTTGGCATCCTGTGGAAGGAGGCCGAGGCCGGCCGGATCGACATCCGGCTGGTCACGCTCCTCGACCGGCACATCGGGGTCATCGAGGAAGACTGCGATCGCCTGCGCGGCCGCCTGGACCTGTCCGACTACCTCGACCACGAATCCAGGCCGGCCTGCGCCACGGCCTGA
- a CDS encoding IscA/HesB family protein codes for MVSLTDTARAELDNYFADKDKAPIRVYLNKGGCCGPSLTLALDEARDNDDVFDVNGYTVVVEKELLALASPITVDMTDYGFAVSSNLKLEGGGSCGGGSCGSGGGGGCGGGCSS; via the coding sequence ATGGTTTCATTGACAGACACGGCGCGAGCCGAACTCGACAACTATTTTGCCGATAAAGACAAGGCCCCTATCCGGGTGTATCTGAACAAGGGCGGCTGCTGCGGCCCCTCCCTGACCCTGGCCCTGGACGAAGCCCGCGACAACGACGACGTTTTTGACGTCAACGGCTATACCGTCGTGGTGGAAAAGGAGCTGTTGGCCTTGGCGAGCCCCATCACCGTGGACATGACCGACTACGGCTTTGCCGTGAGCTCGAATCTGAAGCTTGAAGGCGGCGGTTCCTGCGGCGGCGGTTCGTGTGGCAGCGGTGGCGGCGGTGGTTGCGGCGGCGGCTGCTCCTCCTGA
- a CDS encoding IscA/HesB family protein, translated as MVELTESAKTQLDGYFADKEKTPIRIYLSSGGUAGPRLALALDESRDTDAVLDVSGYTFVIEKDLLEKASPLKVDMTYMGFSVTSSLELGGGSSCGSSCSGGSCSTS; from the coding sequence ATGGTTGAATTGACGGAAAGCGCCAAGACCCAACTGGATGGGTATTTCGCGGACAAGGAAAAGACGCCCATCCGGATTTATCTCTCGTCCGGCGGCTGAGCTGGCCCCAGGCTGGCGCTGGCTCTGGATGAGTCGCGCGATACGGATGCGGTGCTCGATGTTTCCGGCTACACGTTTGTCATAGAAAAAGACCTGCTTGAGAAGGCCTCGCCCCTCAAGGTCGACATGACCTACATGGGATTTTCGGTCACTTCGAGCCTGGAACTCGGTGGCGGCAGCAGTTGCGGCTCCTCGTGTTCCGGCGGTTCCTGTTCGACCAGCTGA